GTCATGGCGAACACGCCGATCTCGTTCACGGCGCCGAAGCGGTTCTTGATGGCGCGCACGAGACGGAAGCTCGAATGCGTGTCGCCCTCGAAATACAGCACCGTGTCCACCATGTGCTCGAGCACGCGCGGGCCCGCGAGCGCGCCCTCTTTCGTGACGTGGCCGACCAGCACCACGGCCGTGCCGCTGGTCTTGGCAAAGCGCGTGAGATGCGCCGCGCATTCGCGCACCTGCGCCACCGAGCCTGGCGCGGAGGTGAGCTGGTCGGAGTACACCGTCTGGATCGAATCGATCACCGCAATGGCCGGCCGCGTGGCGTCGAGCGTGGCGATGATCTTTTCGAGCTGGATCTCGGCCAGCACCTGCACCTGCGAATGATCGAGCCCCAAGCGCTTGGAGCGCAGCGCCACCTGCGCGCCGCTTTCCTCGCCCGTGACGTAGAGCGCGTTCTGCCCCGCGCGCTGCAGCGCATCGACCGCCTGCAGCAGCAGCGTCGACTTGCCGATGCCGGGGTCGCCGCCAATCAGCGTGACGCCGCCCGAGACGATGCCGCCGCCGAGCACGCGGTCGAGTTCGTCGAGCCCGGTAGGCGTGCGCGCGACGTCGGTCGCTTCAATTTCCGACAGGGTTGCGAGCTCCGACACGCCCGCGAGCGCGGCGTACTGCGTGCCGAAGCGGTTATTGGCCGGCCCGCTATTGCTGCCCGCCGCTTGCTCGATGAGTGTGTTCCAGGCGCCGCAGCTCGGGCATTTGCCGAGCCACTTGGGGCTGGTGCCGCCGCATTCACTGCAGACGAAGAGAGTTTTGTCCTTGGCCATGCGGGGAGTTTAGGGGTCCGCACAAACCCTGATGGCGAACGGATTGGAAAGTGCCGACAATTCATTTAACATGTTAAGTAATTTCGAAAGAGACATGCCTTGAGCACGACATTCACTCACCGCAATTTGCCGCGCCTGCTGCTGCAGGCCCGCGAAGCCGTGATGGCCCACACCCGGCCCAGCCTGCGCGAGCACGCGCTGTCCGACCAGCAATGGCGCGTGCTGCGCGTGCTCGGCGAACACGGCGCGGTCGAAACAGGCCACGTCGCGCGAGAGGCCTTCATCCTCGGCCCCAGCCTGACTGGCGTGCTCGCGCGCATGGAGCGCGACAAGCTCATCACGCGCAGCCGCGACCCCGCAGACCAACGCCGCACCGTGGTCGAGGCCACGCCGCACGGCATGAAGCTCGTGAAGCGCCTGTCGACCAGCATCGAGGCGCACTACGAGTGGATGGAAAAGTCGCTCGGCAAGGCCAAGCTCACCCAGCTCTACGGGCTGCTCGACCAACTCATCGCACTGGAGCAACCCTCATGAGCAGCACCGCCGCGCACTACCTTCCGGTCGGCACCGTGTACGGCACGCTGCTGAACTTCCGCGCCGAAGTGGAAGCGCTCGCGCCGCGGATGACGCAGCCGCCGTACAAGGCTGCGCCGAAAGCGCCGGTGCTCTATGTGAAGACCGCCAACACGTGGAGCCCGCACGGCAGCGCGATCACCGTGCCTGCATCGGTGCCCGAAGTGGAGATCGGCGCGAGCATCGGCATGGTGATCGGCGCCGAGGGCGACGTGGAAGGCTTCGTGCTGATGAACGACCTCTCGATTCCGCATGCGAGCTTCTTCCGCCCGCCTGTCAAGTTCAAATGCGTCGACGGCTTTCTCGGCATCGGCCCGGCGCTGCGCGATGCGCAGGAGGTGGCCGACCCGGCGAACTTTCGCGTCGAGGTGCGCATCAACGGCGCGCTCAAGCAGTCGATCGACTTTTCGCAGCTCGTGCGGCCGGCACAGCAACTGCTCGCGGATGTGGGCGAATTCATGACGCTCGCGCACGGCGACGTACTGCTGCTGGGCTGCGACGCCGGCCGGCCGCTGGCGCGCGCGGGCGACCGCATCGAAATTTCCTCACCGGGCTTCGAGACATTGACCAATACGCTGGTGCAGGAGACCGCCGCATGAAGCACGCACGCGTCATCTACGAAGGCCGCGAACACACCGGCATCGCGCACGAATTCGGCGGACTGCCTCACGCAGCCGTGCGCCTGGACGACGGCCGCATCGTGCCGCAAGAACAGCTCACCTGGCTGCCCCCGCTCGCGCCCACCGCGCGGCCGCGCACCATCCTCGCGCTCGGCCTCAACTACGCCGACCACGCCAAAGAACTCGAGTTCAAGGCGCCAGAGGAACCGCTGGTGTTCGTCAAGGGACAAAGCACGCTCATCGGCCACCGCCAGCACACGCACCGCCCGACGGGCGTGCAGTTCATGCATTACGAATGCGAGCTCGCCATCGTGATCGGCAAGACCGCGAAGAACGTGAAGCGGGGCGACGCCTACGACTTCATCGGCGGCTACACCGTGGCCAACGACTACGCGATTCGCGACTATCTCGAGAACTGGTACCGCCCCAACCTGCGCGTGAAGAACCGCGACACCTGCACGCCGCTGGGCCCGTGGTTCGTCGATGCGGCCGATGTGCCCGACCCCATGGCGCTCGCCCTCAAGACCACGGTCAACGGCACGGTCACGCAGCAGGGCAGCACGCGCGACATGATCTTCGACGCCCCGTTCCTCATCGAATATTTCAGCGGCTTCATGACGCTGTCGCCCGGCGACCTGATCCTGACGGGCACGCCCGACGGGGTGGTCGATTGCAAGCCGGGCGACGTGGTGGTGACCGAGATCGAGCGCATCGGGACGCTGGTCAACACCATTGCCGGCACCTAGCGCCGCACTGCTTTCCCATACCAACGACAAAAGAGACAAACCCCATGACGACCAGGAACAGACTCGGGCTCGCCGCGGCCCTGGTGGCCTTCGCCGCCGCGACCATCGCGCCCCATGCGCAGGCGCAGGCCTTCCCCGCCAGGCCCGTGCGCTGGGTGGTGGGCTATCCCGCGGGCGGCGGCACCGACTTTCTCGCGCGCACCGCCGGCGCGCAGCTCTCGCAGCAGCTGGGCCAGCCGGTGCTGGTGGACAACCGCCCCGGGGCGGGCGCCATCATCGCGTCGGAGAACGTGGCGCGCTCGCCCGGCGACGGCTACACCGTGTTTTCGGCCGACAACGGCGTGCTGGTCTACAACCCCGCGCTCTACAAGAAGCTGCCCTACGACGCCGAAAAAGACTTCGCCATGGTGGGCATGATGGGCCGCTCGACGCTCGTGATCACCGCCGCGCCCAACGCCGGCCTGGCCGACGCCAAGGCGCTGATCGCCGCACTGAAGGCGTCGCCGGGCAAATACAGCATTGCCACGCCGGGCACCGGCAGCCCGCATCACCTGGCCCTGGAACTCTTCCAGCGCGAAGCCGGCGTGTCGATGCTGCACGTGCCCTACAAGGGCGGCGCACCTGCGTTGCAAGACCTGATGGGCGGGCAGGTACCGCTGATGATGCTCGACTTGCCCAGCGGCGTGAGCGCGGTCAAGGCCGGCAAGGTGGTGCCGCTCGTGACCATGGGCGCCGAGCGCATTCCGCAGTTGCCCAATGTTCCGACCGCGAAGGAACTGGGCTACGCGGGCGTCGAGGCCTATACATGGCAAGGGCTCGTGGTGCCGGCCGCCACGCCGAAGGACGTGCAGGCCCGGCTCGGCGCCGACCTGCAGAAGACC
The Variovorax paradoxus genome window above contains:
- the hpaR gene encoding homoprotocatechuate degradation operon regulator HpaR, encoding MSTTFTHRNLPRLLLQAREAVMAHTRPSLREHALSDQQWRVLRVLGEHGAVETGHVAREAFILGPSLTGVLARMERDKLITRSRDPADQRRTVVEATPHGMKLVKRLSTSIEAHYEWMEKSLGKAKLTQLYGLLDQLIALEQPS
- a CDS encoding fumarylacetoacetate hydrolase family protein → MSSTAAHYLPVGTVYGTLLNFRAEVEALAPRMTQPPYKAAPKAPVLYVKTANTWSPHGSAITVPASVPEVEIGASIGMVIGAEGDVEGFVLMNDLSIPHASFFRPPVKFKCVDGFLGIGPALRDAQEVADPANFRVEVRINGALKQSIDFSQLVRPAQQLLADVGEFMTLAHGDVLLLGCDAGRPLARAGDRIEISSPGFETLTNTLVQETAA
- a CDS encoding fumarylacetoacetate hydrolase family protein, whose translation is MKHARVIYEGREHTGIAHEFGGLPHAAVRLDDGRIVPQEQLTWLPPLAPTARPRTILALGLNYADHAKELEFKAPEEPLVFVKGQSTLIGHRQHTHRPTGVQFMHYECELAIVIGKTAKNVKRGDAYDFIGGYTVANDYAIRDYLENWYRPNLRVKNRDTCTPLGPWFVDAADVPDPMALALKTTVNGTVTQQGSTRDMIFDAPFLIEYFSGFMTLSPGDLILTGTPDGVVDCKPGDVVVTEIERIGTLVNTIAGT
- the radA gene encoding DNA repair protein RadA encodes the protein MAKDKTLFVCSECGGTSPKWLGKCPSCGAWNTLIEQAAGSNSGPANNRFGTQYAALAGVSELATLSEIEATDVARTPTGLDELDRVLGGGIVSGGVTLIGGDPGIGKSTLLLQAVDALQRAGQNALYVTGEESGAQVALRSKRLGLDHSQVQVLAEIQLEKIIATLDATRPAIAVIDSIQTVYSDQLTSAPGSVAQVRECAAHLTRFAKTSGTAVVLVGHVTKEGALAGPRVLEHMVDTVLYFEGDTHSSFRLVRAIKNRFGAVNEIGVFAMTERGLKGVTNPSAIFLSQHAEPVPGSVVLVTLEGTRPMLVEIQALVDNGGPSPRRLSVGLDRDRLAMLLAVLHRHAGVACMDQDVFVNAVGGVRISEPAADLAVMLAITSSLRGKPLPKGFIAFGEVGLAGEVRPAPRGQERLREAAKLGFSVAVVPKANAPRKGTKEIEGLTIHAVERIEEAMDVVRRLD
- a CDS encoding Bug family tripartite tricarboxylate transporter substrate binding protein produces the protein MTTRNRLGLAAALVAFAAATIAPHAQAQAFPARPVRWVVGYPAGGGTDFLARTAGAQLSQQLGQPVLVDNRPGAGAIIASENVARSPGDGYTVFSADNGVLVYNPALYKKLPYDAEKDFAMVGMMGRSTLVITAAPNAGLADAKALIAALKASPGKYSIATPGTGSPHHLALELFQREAGVSMLHVPYKGGAPALQDLMGGQVPLMMLDLPSGVSAVKAGKVVPLVTMGAERIPQLPNVPTAKELGYAGVEAYTWQGLVVPAATPKDVQARLGADLQKTMADAGVRQKLFDAGWEARPADGAEMTRFVDAERKKWHALIKARDIKLD